A stretch of Gasterosteus aculeatus chromosome 4, fGasAcu3.hap1.1, whole genome shotgun sequence DNA encodes these proteins:
- the usp44 gene encoding ubiquitin carboxyl-terminal hydrolase 44: protein MDRCKHVGRLRLAPDHSILNPQKWHCVDCNTSESIWACLGCAHVACGRYIEEHALQHFQQQHHPLAMEVNELYVFCYLCDDYVLNDNATGDLKLLRSTLSAIQSQRYEVTTRSGRTLRSASAAPDAPMPSGARQLQLRDEDRMFTALWHRRRTLMGRVFRLWFALTDCGKKREEEERKREEEEELKREARERRRAVKRQLREELGNAPLRKSRRLRWKSKQEAEAALSRPSQRTRNRTKPPVTPSLTRRPRTRSPAAALPRRSGRTKNAQPAPKPGTRSSASKPRPKAPSATPCSARTPVPRKQGAKQSGSPFKRRPTVTPGVTGLRNLGNTCYMNSILQVLSHLLVFRECFLRLDLTQALELLASAVHGQLAGSPSPLIQRRGFQASSGSGAGLSGGASRTRSMELIQPKEPSSKHISLCHELHTLFHVMWSGKWALVSPFAMLHSVWQLIPAFRGYAQQDAQEFLCELLDKVQHELESTGKHTTTAGVPQKRLIKQVLSVVNTIFHGQLLSQVTCLACDHRSNTVEPFWDLSLEFPERYHSNSRESAAQASCHLTEMLAKFTETEALEGNIYACEQCNSARRRSSSKPLLLTEAQKRLVVHKLPQVLRLHLKRFRWSGRNHREKIGVHVRFDQLLDIEPYCCREPSPRAAPCSAPASPGAPGSPRPKHFLYDLSAVVMHHGKGFGSGHYTSYCYNTEGGFWVHCNDSKLNVCSVEEVCRAQAYILFYTQRVTQDKDRPL, encoded by the exons ATGGACCGGTGTAAGCATGTGGGGCGGTTGCGGCTGGCCCCGGACCACTCCATCCTCAACCCGCAGAAGTGGCACTGTGTCGACTGCAACACCAGCGAGTCCATATGGGCCTGCCTGGGCTGCGCCCACGTGGCGTGCGGGCGCTACATCGAGGAACACGCCCTGCAGcacttccagcagcagcaccacccgcTGGCGATGGAGGTCAACGAGCTCTACGTCTTTTGCTACTTGTGCGACGACTATGTCCTGAACGACAACGCCACCGGAGACCTGAAGCTGCTGCGCAGTACGCTGAGCGCCATCCAGAGCCAGCGCTACGAGGTCACCACGCGCAGCGGACGCACCCTCCGCTCGGCCAGCGCCGCCCCCGATGCCCCGATGCCGTCCGGAGCCCGCCAGCTGCAGCTGAGGGACGAGGACAGGATGTTCACGGCGCTCTGGCACCGCCGCAGGACGCTCATGGGACGCGTCTTCCGCCTGTGGTTCGCACTGACCGATTGcgggaagaagagggaggaggaagagcggaagagggaggaggaagaggagctgaagagggaggcgCGGGAGAGGAGGCGCGCTGTAAAGAGGCAGCTACGAGAGGAGTTGGGGAACGCCCCTCTCAGGAAGAGCCGCCGTTTACGCTGGAAGAGCAagcaggaggcggaggcggcgcTCTCGCGGCCGTCTCAGAGGACGCGCAATCGGACAAAACCCCCCGTGACTCCTTCCCTCACCCGCAGGCCCAGGACCCGGAGCCCTGCCGCCGCTCTCCcgaggaggagtgggagaacGAAAAATGCCCAGCCCGCTCCCAAACCCGGCACGCGTTCTTCCGCCAGCAAACCGAGGCCCAAAGCCCCCTCAGCGACGCCCTGTTCCGCCCGAACCCCCGTTCCCCGAAAGCAGGGCGCCAAGCAGAGCGGCTCGCCCTTCAAACGGCGTCCCACAGTCACTCCCGGAGTGACGGGCCTGAGGAACCTGGGCAACACGTGTTACATGAACTCGATCCTGCAGGTGCTGAGCCACCTCCTCGTCTTCAGGGAGTGCTTCCTGCGCCTGGATCTGACGCAGGCGCTGGAGCTGCTGGCGTCCGCCGTCCACGGCCAACTGGCGGGGAGTCCGTCCCCCCTGATCCAGAGGCGGGGCTTCCAGGCCAGTTCGGGTTCCGGGGCGGGGCTGAGCGGCGGCGCCTCCCGGACCCGCAGCATGGAGCTGATACAACCCAAAGAGCCCAGCTCAAAGCACATCTCGCTCTGCCACGAGCTGCACACCTTGTTCCATGTGATGTGGTCGGGCAAGTGGGCGCTGGTGTCGCCTTTCGCCATGCTCCACTCGGTGTGGCAGCTGATCCCGGCGTTCCGGGGCTACGCCCAGCAGGACGCGCAGGAGTTCCTGTGCGAGCTGCTGGACAAAGTGCAGCACGAGCTGGAGAGCACCGGCAAGCACACGACCACCGCGGGGGTCCCGCAGAAACGCCTCATCAAGCAGGTGCTCAGCGTGGTCAACACCATCTTCCACGGCCAGCTGCTCAGCCag GTGACGTGCCTGGCGTGCGACCATCGCTCCAACACCGTGGAGCCCTTCTGGGATCTGTCCCTGGAGTTCCCCGAGCGCTACCACAGCAACAGCAGGGAGTCGGCCGCTCAGGCCTCGTGCCATCTGACGGAAATGCTCGCCAAGTTTACTGAGACGGAAGCGCTGGAGGGAAACATCTACGCCTGCGAGCAGTGCAACT CTGCTCGCCGGCGCTCCTCCTCCAAACCGCTCCTCCTGACCGAGGCGCAGAAACGGCTGGTGGTGCACAAACTGCCTCAGGTCCTGCGGCTTCACCTCAAGCGCTTCAG GTGGTCCGGGCGGAACCACCGGGAGAAGATCGGCGTTCACGTCCGCTTCGACCAGCTCCTCGACATCGAGCCGTACTGCTGCCGCGAGCCCTCGCCCAGAGCGGCGCCCTGCTCCGCCCCCGCCAGCCCCGGTGCCCCGGGCTCGCCGCGCCCCAAGCACTTCCTGTACGACCTCTCCGCCGTGGTGATGCACCACGGGAAGGGCTTCGGCTCCGGCCACTACACCTCCTACTGCTACAACACAGAGGGAG GCTTCTGGGTTCACTGTAACGACTCGAAGCTGAACGTGTGCTCGGTGGAGGAGGTGTGCCGCGCTCAGGCCTACATCCTGTTCTACACACAGCGGGTGACTCAGGACAAAGACCGGCCGCTATAG
- the LOC120817817 gene encoding methionine aminopeptidase 2, with protein sequence MADVVAEQVADQIAVPAREQNGEAGDRAEADPVGETAKKKKKKKKKNKSATTGAEEEADVVEVVKQLEKQAIGNKENEEDGEEDGDDGENSAGKKKKKKKKKKGPKCQTEIPSVPICDLYPSGVFPIGQECEYPTLQDGRSAAWRTTHEEKRVLDKANEEVWNDFRQAAEAHRQVRQHVRGFMKPGMTMIEICERLEDCSRKLIKEDRLDAGLAFPTGCSLNHCAAHYTPNAGDTTVLQYDDVCKIDFGTHINGRIIDCAFTVTFNPRYDKLLEAVRDATNTGIKSAGIDVRLCDVGEAIQEVMESYEVELDGKTYQVKPIRNLNGHSIGQYRIHAGKTVPIVKGGEATKMEEGEVYAIETFGSTGKGMVHDDMECSHYMKNFDVGHVPIRLPRAKHLLNVVNEHFGTLAFCRRWLDRLGETKYLMALKNLCDLGIVDPYPPLCDTKGCYTAQFEHTILLRPTCKEVVSRGDDY encoded by the exons ATGGCGGACGTGGTTGCGGAGCAGGTAGCGGACCAGATAGCAGTCCCGGCCCGGGAGCAGAACGGGGAGGCGGGGGACAGAGCCGAGGCCGACCCCGTGGGGGAGAcagcaaaaaagaagaagaaaaagaagaagaagaacaagtcCGCAACGACAG GCGCTGAGGAGGAGGCTGACGTGGTCGAAGTGGTCAAACAGCTGGAAAAGCAGGCGATAGGAAACAAAGAGAATGAGGAAGACGGCGAGGAAG ATGGAGACGATGGAGAAAACTCagcagggaagaagaagaagaagaaaaagaagaagaaaggac CCAAATGTCAGACTGAGATTCCATCTGTGCCCATCTGTGATTTGTACCCGAGTGGAGTTTTCCCCATCGGACAGGAGTGTGAATACCCGACCTTACAGGACGG tcGCAGCGCCGCGTGGCGTACGACCCACGAGGAGAAGCGGGTGCTGGACAAGGCCAACGAGGAGGTCTGGAACGACTTCCGACAGGCGGCCGAGGCGCACAGACAGGTCCGCCAGCACGTCCGCGGCTTCATGAAACCCGGCATGACCATGATCGAGATCTG CGAGCGATTGGAGGACTGCTCTCGCAAGCTGATAAAGGAGGACCGCCTGGACGCCGGCTTGGCCTTCCCCACCGGCTGCTCGCTCAACCACTGCGCCGCCCACTACACTCCCAACGCCGGGGACACCACCGTGCTGCAGTACGACGACGTCTGCAAGATCGACTTCGGCACGCACATCAACG gcagaATCATCGACTGTGCCTTCACCGTCACGTTCAACCCGAGGTACGacaagctgctggaggccgTGCGGGACGCCACCAACACCGGAATCAAG AGCGCCGGCATCGACGTGCGTCTGTGCGACGTCGGAGAGGCCATCCAGGAGGTGATGGAGTCCTACGAGGTCGAGCTCGACGGCAAAACTTACCAAG TGAAGCCGATCCGAAACCTTAACGGCCATTCTATCGGTCAGTACCGGATACACGCCGGCAAGACCGTGCCCATCGTTAAAGGAGGAGAGGCAACCAAAATGGAG GAGGGAGAAGTTTACGCCATCGAGACGTTTGGCAGCACGGGTAAGGGGATGGTGCACGACGACATGGAGTGCTCCCACTACATGAAGAACTTTGACGTGGGCCACGTCCCCATCAG GCTGCCCCGAGCGAAGCACCTGCTCAACGTGGTCAACGAGCACTTCGGCACGCTGGCGTTCTGCCGCCGCTGGCTGGACCGCCTGGGCGAGACCAAGTACCTGATGGCGCTGAAGAACCTGTGCGACCTGGGCATCGTGGACCCCTACCCCCCGCTGTGCGACACCAAGGGCTGCTACACCGCGCAGTTCGAGCACACCATCCTGCTCCGGCCCACCTGCAAGGAGGTGGTGAGCCGAGGGGACGACTACTga